One window of the Phalacrocorax aristotelis chromosome 19, bGulAri2.1, whole genome shotgun sequence genome contains the following:
- the KIAA2013 gene encoding uncharacterized protein KIAA2013 homolog: MWLQQRLKGLPGLLSSSWARRLLLPLALLLVAYWYLGAVRARRGPGRGAEPRGAAALCLQAATGAWRTQAERGDALPLPEEAGGGGGGGGGGPGPGLALAGNGFLLLDVAAGRLWVAAAGSGGGPALATEYPALVRLRALGGRGEARAAVAALRDGAVRRVRCVQTGPGAGAGDCVTVREEVVAHRSRPHLYLQRIRIANPTERVAAFEASASASAASLGGRFATSLEKVEERQFLLSSGRLLLSGSPKVVLMVVAAKKLVSRVQVAPKSHFDETVLSVVYTSEPIEVSRLEETFSKLRESAKKEMLEVMQMGVEDLFQEHQQTWSDLFISGVEMRKITDSHTPSSETVNMTLYYMLSSMPAPLLDPLISSEDREKMEASLNYADHCFSGHATMHAENLWPAKLTSVAQILQLSDLWKLTLQKRGCKGLVAAGVHGLMQGMVLSFGGLQFTENHLQFQADPDVLHNSYSLRGIHYNKDLINLAVLLDAEGKPFLHVSVKFQDKPVRLYACEAGCMNEPVELTSEARGHTFPVMVTQPITPLLYISTDLVHLQDLRHTLHLKAILAHEEHMAKQYPGLPFLFWFSVASLITLFHLFLFKLIYNEYCGPGAKPLFRSKV, from the exons ATGTGGCTGCAGCAGCGGCTGAAAGGGCTGccggggctgctctccagcagctgggcgcggcggctgctgctgccgctggcGCTCCTGCTCGTCGCTTACTGGTACCTGGGGGCGGtgcgggcgcggcggggcccggggcggggggccgagccccgcggcgccgccgcccTCTGCTTGCAGGCGGCCACGGGCGCCTGGCGGACGCAGGCCGAGCGCGGCGATGCGCTGCCGCTGCCGGAggaggcgggcgggggcggcggcggcggcggcggcgggccggggccgggcctgGCACTGGCTGGTAACGGGTTCCTGCTGCTGGACGTGGCCGCCGGGCGGCTCtgggtggcggcggcgggatCCGGGGGAGGCCCGGCGCTCGCCACCGAGTACCCGGCGCTGGTGCGGCTGAGGGCGCTGGGGGGGCGCGGCGAGGCGCGGGCGGCCGTGGCGGCGTTGCGGGACGGAGCCGTGAGGAGGGTGCGGTGCGTCCAGACGGGGCCCGGTGCGGGAGCCGGGGACTGCGTGACGGTGCGGGAGGAGGTGGTGGCCCACCGGAGCCGGCCGCATCTCTATCTGCAGCGCATCCGCATCGCCAACCCCACCGAGCGGGTGGCCGCCTTCGAGGCATCGGCCTCGGCTTCCGCCGCCTCGCTGGGCGGCCGCTTCGCcaccagcctggagaaggtggAGGAACGGCAGTTTCTGCTCTCCTCTGGTCGCCTGCTGCTGTCCGGGAGCCCCAAGGTGGTGCTTATGGTAGTGGCTGCCAAGAAACTCGTGAGCCGGGTGCAGGTCGCGCCCAAATCCCACTTTGACGAAACCGTGCTCTCCGTCGTGTACACCTCGGAGCCCATCGAGGTCTCCCGGCTGGAGGAGACCTTCAGCAAGCTGAGGGAGTCAGCCAAGAAAGAGATGCTGGAGGTGATGCAGATGGGGGTGGAAGATCTTTTCCAGGAGCACCAACAGACCTGGTCAGACCTCTTCATTTCAG GGGTTGAAATGAGAAAGATCACAGATTCACATACACCATCCAGTGAGACTGTTAACATGACCCTCTACTATATGCTGTCAAGCATGCCAGCTCCTCTGTTAGATCCACTCATCAGCAGTGAGGACAGAGAAAAAATGGAAGCCAGCTTGAATTATGCCGACCACTGCTTCAGTGGCCACGCGACCATGCATGCAGAGAACCTGTGGCCAGCAAAGCTGACCAGTGTCGCCCAGATCTTGCAACTCTCAGACCTGTGGAAGTTAACTCTCCAGAAACGGGGATGCAAGGGCCTTGTGGCAGCTGGAGTCCATGGACTTATGCAGGGAATGGTGCTTAGTTTTGGGGGTCTGCAGTTCACGGAAAACCATCTTCAGTTTCAGGCAGATCCTGATGTACTTCATAACAGCTATTCCTTACGTGGGATCCATTACAATAAGGACTTGATTAATCTAGCTGTTCTGCTGGATGCTGAAGGAAAGCCCTTCTTGCATGTGTCTGTGAAATTCCAGGACAAGCCAGTTAGACTATATGCGTGTGAGGCAGGCTGTATGAATGAGCCTGTGGAGCTGACCTCAGAGGCACGAGGCCATACGTTCCCCGTCATGGTGACTCAACCCATCACGCCACTGCTTTATATATCCACAGATTTGGTCCACTTGCAGGACCTGAGACACACACTCCATCTAAAAGCTATTCTGGCTCATGAGGAACACATGGCCAAGCAATACCCAGGCTTACCCTTCTTGTTCTGGTTCAGCGTGGCCTCCTTAATCACATTGTTTCACTTGTTTCTGTTCAAACTCATCTACAACGAATATTGCGGACCAGGAGCCAAGCCGCTCTTCAGGAGTAAGGTATAA